The Sulfitobacter sp. S223 genome has a window encoding:
- the trhA gene encoding PAQR family membrane homeostasis protein TrhA — protein MAETTYPSVNPTHRRADLAVHIVGLTLVLGAGGFLIAKATGAVGPALLIAVMVYVLFALLSNLASCAYHFSPWHDRRVRLRRIDHAAIYPVISGTFTPFFVQAGTVWTLFLLVLCWGLTALAMWHKITGEAVQARWSTASYLGLGAIGLCALPDMGDVPLSTLWFIIGGAFCYVIGTMFYVRRSMPYRYAIWHTWVNFGGIAMFAGIWIALFPDAL, from the coding sequence ATGGCAGAAACAACCTATCCCAGCGTGAACCCGACCCACCGCCGCGCCGATCTGGCCGTGCATATTGTCGGTTTAACACTTGTGTTGGGTGCAGGTGGCTTCCTGATCGCGAAAGCCACTGGCGCGGTCGGACCTGCGCTGCTGATTGCCGTCATGGTCTATGTGCTGTTTGCCCTACTGTCGAATCTGGCCTCCTGTGCCTATCATTTTTCGCCATGGCATGACCGCCGCGTCAGGCTGCGCAGGATAGATCACGCAGCGATTTACCCAGTTATATCAGGAACTTTCACACCGTTCTTTGTGCAGGCCGGAACGGTGTGGACATTATTCCTGCTTGTGCTTTGTTGGGGTCTGACAGCTTTGGCCATGTGGCACAAAATTACCGGCGAAGCGGTGCAGGCACGCTGGTCGACGGCCTCCTACCTTGGGCTGGGTGCAATCGGACTTTGCGCGCTGCCGGATATGGGCGACGTGCCGCTGTCAACATTGTGGTTCATTATTGGCGGCGCTTTTTGCTATGTGATCGGGACCATGTTTTACGTCCGCCGCAGCATGCCTTATCGCTATGCGATATGGCACACGTGGGTGAATTTTGGCGGTATCGCGATGTTCGCGGGCATCTGGATCGCCCTGT
- a CDS encoding cupin domain-containing protein has protein sequence MELNADFTSRVVVHSDRIDWVASPMAGVDRRMLDRIGGEVARATSIVRYAPGSKFSAHTHTGGEEFIVLEGVFQDEHGDYPAGTYVRNPPTTSHTPGAAEGCVIFVKLWQFDPKDRTQFRKDMSGALGDARDGVATALLHSDARETVTYHVLEAGAMLANSDAGGIEMLVLGGAVQEGGETLEKGAWLRLPEGAALQAVAGESGAQVWIKTGHLPFAQAPQV, from the coding sequence ATGGAACTTAACGCCGATTTTACGTCCCGCGTTGTCGTTCACTCTGACCGAATTGACTGGGTCGCGTCCCCGATGGCGGGTGTGGACCGCCGGATGCTGGACCGGATTGGCGGAGAAGTGGCGCGTGCGACTTCAATCGTGCGCTATGCGCCGGGCAGCAAGTTTTCTGCGCATACCCACACTGGCGGTGAGGAATTCATCGTGTTGGAAGGCGTGTTTCAGGATGAACACGGGGACTATCCCGCCGGCACCTATGTGCGCAATCCGCCGACCACCTCCCATACCCCCGGTGCGGCAGAAGGCTGCGTGATCTTTGTGAAGCTTTGGCAGTTTGATCCAAAGGATCGCACCCAGTTCCGCAAGGACATGTCAGGGGCGCTTGGCGATGCGCGGGATGGTGTTGCCACCGCGTTGCTGCACAGCGATGCGCGTGAAACGGTCACATATCATGTGCTGGAAGCTGGCGCCATGCTTGCCAATAGCGACGCAGGCGGCATTGAAATGCTGGTGCTTGGCGGGGCAGTACAAGAAGGTGGTGAGACCCTTGAAAAAGGCGCATGGCTCAGGTTGCCGGAAGGGGCTGCGCTGCAAGCTGTTGCTGGCGAGAGCGGGGCACAGGTCTGGATCAAGACAGGACATTTGCCTTTTGCGCAAGCGCCACAGGTTTGA
- a CDS encoding FAD-dependent oxidoreductase, with product MRTLIIGAGLSGLALAEAFERAGHDYLLVDARACVGGRILTEHVGGAAFDLGPAWFWPGQPRIAALIERLGLQKFDQYAAGALTFEDSQGHVQRGRGFASMEGSWRLEGGLGALTAALLRRLSQDRVRLNALVTALSRTRDGIAAKLAGGETLHAGRVVLALPPRVATQIDFEPALPKATMAVMGGVPTWMAGQAKAVAVYETAFWRTAGLSGDATSRFGPMVEIHDASPDRGGPGALFGFIGVPPEGRADVPVLRQQLLAQLVRLFGPDAAQPIKLIVQDWAYDPLTATDADRAPLYAHPDYGMPAALQDLWDGRLSMAGTEVAQQFGGYLEGALEAAEAVMRA from the coding sequence ATGCGGACATTGATCATCGGGGCGGGCCTATCGGGGCTTGCTTTGGCCGAGGCGTTTGAGCGCGCGGGCCATGATTACCTGCTTGTCGACGCGCGCGCGTGTGTTGGCGGCCGTATCCTGACAGAGCATGTCGGCGGTGCGGCGTTTGATCTGGGGCCTGCGTGGTTTTGGCCGGGCCAGCCACGGATTGCCGCACTTATTGAACGGCTAGGATTGCAAAAGTTCGATCAATACGCGGCTGGCGCGTTGACGTTCGAGGATTCGCAGGGTCACGTTCAGCGCGGGCGCGGGTTTGCCTCGATGGAGGGCTCTTGGCGGCTTGAAGGGGGGCTGGGCGCGTTAACGGCGGCTTTGCTTCGCCGTTTGTCGCAAGATCGCGTGCGGTTGAATGCTCTGGTTACGGCGCTTTCCCGAACGCGAGACGGAATCGCTGCGAAGCTGGCAGGCGGCGAAACCCTGCACGCGGGGCGTGTCGTGCTGGCATTACCACCGCGTGTCGCAACGCAAATCGACTTTGAACCCGCATTGCCCAAGGCAACTATGGCAGTGATGGGCGGTGTGCCCACATGGATGGCAGGTCAGGCAAAGGCCGTCGCTGTCTATGAAACGGCCTTTTGGCGGACAGCCGGACTGTCAGGCGATGCCACAAGCCGCTTTGGCCCGATGGTCGAGATTCATGATGCCTCGCCTGACCGTGGTGGCCCCGGTGCGTTGTTTGGTTTTATCGGAGTGCCGCCCGAGGGCAGGGCGGATGTGCCAGTCCTCCGACAGCAGCTTCTGGCTCAGCTTGTCCGGCTGTTTGGCCCAGACGCTGCGCAGCCAATAAAGCTGATTGTTCAAGACTGGGCTTATGATCCGTTGACGGCAACTGATGCAGACCGCGCGCCGCTTTATGCCCATCCCGATTACGGGATGCCCGCCGCGCTACAGGACCTGTGGGACGGACGTCTAAGTATGGCGGGGACCGAAGTGGCGCAGCAATTTGGTGGCTATCTGGAAGGCGCTCTTGAGGCGGCAGAGGCTGTGATGCGCGCATGA
- a CDS encoding YqaA family protein — MIAYIGLFASALVAATVLPMQSEAVLTGLLAAGGRSVGLLITVATVGNVLGSIVNWYLGRALLRFKERRWFPSSDTQLERAQRWYARYGRWSLLGSWLPIVGDPLTVVAGVMREPLVPFVVIVTIAKAGRYLVLAALVLSWV; from the coding sequence ATGATCGCCTATATCGGGCTGTTCGCATCGGCGCTTGTCGCGGCGACTGTCCTGCCGATGCAATCCGAGGCGGTTCTGACAGGTCTGTTGGCCGCAGGTGGTCGATCTGTTGGGTTGCTGATCACGGTTGCAACTGTCGGGAATGTGCTTGGCTCAATCGTCAACTGGTACCTGGGGCGCGCGCTGTTGCGGTTCAAGGAACGCCGCTGGTTTCCCAGCTCGGACACGCAGCTTGAGCGGGCACAGCGCTGGTACGCGCGTTACGGTCGCTGGTCTTTGTTGGGTAGCTGGTTGCCGATTGTTGGTGATCCGTTGACTGTCGTCGCGGGGGTCATGCGCGAACCCTTGGTTCCGTTTGTCGTGATTGTCACGATTGCCAAGGCAGGCCGCTATCTGGTGTTGGCCGCCCTGGTCCTGAGCTGGGTCTAG
- a CDS encoding YeeE/YedE family protein → MFDILPEPVLVALVGLFGGVLLGLAARIGRFCTLGAIEDLYYGENPLRLRMWGIAIGVSVIGTFGLSAGGLLELDQTLYLSRIWNPVASVVGGLVFGYGMALAGNCGYGALARVGGGDLRSLLIVLVMGVSAYMALGGPVSGLRIWAFGDAIPADTAPGIAQAAGRLTGMSPDLVGIALGCVILALTLLSRSLRASPSHIFWGAIAGLAIVSGWAGTQWVASNGYDATPIVSHTFSAPIGETLLYAMTSSGNTISFGTGSVVGVLLGALVGSLVKGHFRWEACDDPRELRRQILGAALMGVGAVVAVGCSIGQGLSGFSVLAYSAPVTLLSIMAGAALGLRQLIWGFAPSV, encoded by the coding sequence ATGTTTGATATTTTGCCTGAACCGGTGTTAGTGGCCCTTGTCGGGCTGTTTGGCGGTGTGTTGCTTGGACTTGCAGCACGTATTGGCAGGTTCTGCACACTTGGCGCTATCGAAGATCTTTACTATGGAGAGAACCCGCTGCGTTTGCGGATGTGGGGCATTGCGATCGGCGTGTCGGTCATCGGTACGTTCGGCCTGTCTGCGGGCGGATTGCTTGAACTGGATCAGACGCTTTACCTCAGCCGCATCTGGAATCCTGTGGCCAGCGTTGTTGGCGGCCTCGTGTTCGGTTACGGCATGGCGCTTGCGGGCAACTGCGGCTACGGCGCACTTGCCCGTGTCGGCGGAGGAGACCTGCGATCCCTCCTGATTGTACTGGTAATGGGTGTCTCTGCCTATATGGCGCTTGGCGGGCCTGTCTCAGGGCTTCGGATTTGGGCGTTCGGCGACGCCATTCCTGCGGATACCGCCCCCGGCATTGCACAGGCCGCAGGGCGTCTGACGGGTATGTCGCCTGATCTGGTCGGTATCGCACTAGGATGCGTGATCCTAGCCCTTACCCTGCTCAGCCGCTCTTTGCGGGCCTCACCCAGTCACATCTTTTGGGGAGCGATTGCAGGCCTTGCGATTGTCAGCGGATGGGCGGGAACCCAATGGGTAGCCAGCAACGGGTATGACGCGACCCCTATCGTTAGCCACACATTTTCAGCACCCATCGGCGAGACACTTCTTTATGCCATGACATCCTCCGGCAATACGATCAGCTTTGGGACAGGCTCTGTTGTGGGGGTATTGCTGGGCGCCTTGGTTGGCAGCTTGGTCAAAGGGCATTTCCGTTGGGAAGCTTGTGATGATCCGCGAGAGCTGCGCCGACAAATCCTTGGTGCGGCGCTGATGGGGGTTGGCGCGGTTGTGGCAGTGGGATGCAGCATTGGTCAGGGGTTGTCCGGATTTTCCGTCCTTGCCTACAGCGCACCGGTAACATTGCTAAGCATCATGGCAGGTGCCGCCCTTGGCCTGCGCCAATTGATCTGGGGTTTCGCCCCTTCTGTCTAG
- a CDS encoding helix-turn-helix transcriptional regulator, whose protein sequence is MGLPVFDVNMCEEDMDKMAASAVEASNFLKAISHEGRLMILCHLASGEKSVTELEELLSARQAAVSQQLSRLRLEGLVTPRRDGKTIFYSLTDDRPKQIMEVVYDLFCRSN, encoded by the coding sequence ATGGGCCTACCGGTATTTGACGTGAACATGTGTGAAGAAGATATGGACAAGATGGCAGCAAGCGCCGTCGAAGCGTCAAACTTCCTCAAAGCAATCAGCCATGAAGGCCGATTGATGATTTTGTGTCACCTCGCCTCCGGCGAGAAATCTGTTACCGAACTTGAAGAGCTTTTGTCTGCGCGGCAGGCAGCTGTTTCACAACAGCTGTCGCGCTTGCGGCTTGAAGGGCTTGTGACACCGCGGCGTGACGGTAAGACAATCTTTTACAGCCTTACTGACGACCGCCCCAAACAGATCATGGAAGTCGTATATGATCTGTTCTGCCGGTCAAATTGA
- a CDS encoding cytochrome c biogenesis CcdA family protein has protein sequence MMEITFAGAALAGLLSFLSPCILPIVPFYLSYLAGVGMNQISAEATIDRKTRRRAVMAACFFAAGVITIFMGLGAAATMFGQVVREYFDILRWVAAAIIIAMGLHFLGVIRIGILYRQMRADTGSTSNVSLLGAYVIGLAFAFGWTPCVGPVLAAILFMAGGADTASTGAGLLFVYGVGMTAPFILAAFFIGPFMRWMQKFRKHLGKIEKIMGIMLIVFGLLIATNSMNYIAQWMLSVVPTFGTIG, from the coding sequence ATGATGGAAATTACTTTTGCCGGTGCGGCACTGGCAGGACTTCTTTCATTCCTGTCGCCCTGCATCCTGCCGATTGTCCCATTTTACCTGAGCTATCTTGCAGGGGTCGGTATGAATCAGATCAGTGCGGAGGCTACAATTGATCGCAAGACACGCCGCCGCGCGGTGATGGCTGCGTGCTTTTTTGCGGCGGGCGTCATTACGATTTTCATGGGCTTAGGGGCGGCCGCCACGATGTTCGGGCAGGTGGTGCGCGAATACTTCGATATTTTGCGCTGGGTCGCAGCGGCGATCATCATCGCGATGGGCCTGCATTTTCTCGGCGTTATCCGCATCGGCATTCTTTACCGTCAGATGCGCGCGGATACCGGCAGCACTTCAAATGTAAGTCTGCTGGGGGCCTATGTGATCGGACTGGCGTTTGCCTTTGGTTGGACACCTTGTGTCGGGCCTGTTCTGGCGGCGATCCTGTTCATGGCGGGCGGGGCTGACACAGCGTCAACCGGTGCGGGTTTGTTGTTTGTCTATGGTGTGGGCATGACTGCGCCGTTCATCCTTGCGGCATTTTTCATCGGTCCGTTCATGCGTTGGATGCAGAAGTTCCGCAAACACCTTGGAAAAATTGAAAAAATTATGGGTATCATGTTGATCGTATTCGGTCTGTTGATTGCCACCAATTCGATGAATTACATCGCCCAGTGGATGCTGTCTGTGGTGCCCACTTTCGGTACAATAGGATAA